Part of the Sulfurimonas denitrificans DSM 1251 genome is shown below.
TTAAAAGAGAGGTAAAATATATTTTGCTATAATCTTGACAATTTTTACGCAATTTAAGGATATTTATGAAAACTCATACACTTTTAATGCCACTAGATATGCACCTTCATCTTCGTGATGGAGTTATGCTTGAGAACATCGCTCCACTTAGTGCTTACAGCTTTAGCGGTGCACTTATCATGCCAAATCTTGTTCCTCCAGTTGAAACATTAGAGGATGTGAAAGCATATAAAGAGCGGATAATGGCGACTGTTCCAAACGATTTTTTTGAACCATATATGACACTTTTTTATAAAAACTATGATAAAAAATTCCTAGCTACTATTGTTGATCACGTTACAGCGATAAAACTCTATCCAGCTGGGATAACTACAAACTCTGAGGGTGGCTTATCTTCTTTTAATATTGAAGAGATGCGCGAAACTCTAGAAGCTATGAGTATTTTAGGAATTCCACTTTGTGTTCATGGAGAGAGTGATGGTTTTGTGATGGATAGAGAAGAAGAATTTATGAGCATCTATGAGCTATTAGCGACAAATTTTCCAGATTTAAAGATAGTTATGGAGCATATTACAACAAAAGCAGCAGTTGATATGCTAGATAAGCATAAAAATCTATACGCAACTATTACAGTTCATCATCTTCTCTTTACCCTCGATGATGTTGTTGGTGGTATGATGATGCCTCATAATTTCTGCAAGCCAATTGCAAAACGTCCTGAGGATTTAGATGCGCTTCTTAGCGTTGCCCTTGAAGCACATCCAAAAGTTATGTTTGGCTCAGACTCAGCACCTCACTCAAAAGAGAAAAAAGAGTGTTCTGGCTGTGCAGCTGGCGTTTTCAGTGCGCCTATTGCGCTTCAGCTTCTGTGTGAAATATTCGAACAGTATGACAAACTAGATAATCTTCAAGCATTCATAAGCGATAATGCTCAAAGTATCTATAAAATTTGCCCTGAATTTAAGGAAGTTATCTTAGAAAAACGTCCATTCATCGTACCTGCATCTTACAGCAATGTAGTTCCAATGTATGCCTCTAGAGCAATAAACTGGGCGATAAGAAGCGTTGAGTAAGATTTTATTCTTAGAAGATGATCTGCTTTTTGCAGAGACTCTGATTGATCTACTTGAAGAGAACAACATGGAAGTTGTTCACGTTCCAAATGGTCAAGCCGCACTAGATAGAACCTTTAAAGAGAAGTTCAATCTCTATCTTCTTGATATTAATGTGCCTCTCGTTGATGGCGTAACTCTGCTTAGAGAGTTAAGAGAGTCTGATGATGATACTCCAGCAATTTTTTTGACTTCTCACAAAGAAAAAGAGGTGTTAAAAAAAGGTTTTCTCTGCGGTGCAGATGACTTTATAACAAAGCCATTTGACGCTGATGAACTTATTTTGCGTATATTGGCAATAATTAAGAGAGCAAAAAAAGAGGATGTTACATGTATAGGATTACTTTGTAATGATGATACACATAAACGTTTTTTATATGATAATAAAGAGATAGAACTCTCAAAAAAAGAGTATCAGCTACTGCGTCTGCTTATAAAACATGCAAACAACACTGTGCCAAAAGAGATGATAATAGACACACTTTGGAGTAGCAGTGAAGGCGGAAGTGATGGAGCGCTGAGGGTTTATATCAACCGCATTAAACAACTTGTTCCGCAAATAAATATAGAAAATATCAGAGGCGTTGGATATAAACTTGTTTCGTAACCTACGCATAACAATTTTTATCTACTACGTTTTAACAGTTCTCTCCTTAATGGGAATTTTATATTACTTCGTCTCTATAATTGAGACACAAAATCTATTTTTACTATTTTTCATTCTATTTTTGCTAACTATTTTCACTGCAATTATAATTGCAAAACTCTCGATTGACCCTCTGTTTGAACATGTAAGAAATCTTCAAAATCTCTCAACAGAAACACTTCATGAGCTAAATCTGCCAATAAGTACAATTAGAACAAACATAAGTATGTTAAAAAAAAATCTCTCAAATGAGAAAGATTTAAAAAGAGCTTCAAGAGTTGAGAGTGCTTGTATTATGCTTCAAGAGCGATATAATGAACTAGACTACATGATAAAACTTCAAAGTGCAAATATAAAGCATGAGACTATCTCGCTAGATGAACTGCTTAAAAAAAGAGTCGATTTTTTAAAACAGATATATCCACATGTAGAGTTTACTTTATCGCTTGAGCCGCTGCAGATAACAAATGACACCATCGGTTTATCCAAGGTCATTGACAATCTTTTGGACAATGCTGTAAAATATTCACTAAATATTCACAAAGTAGATATAAGATTGCACAACCAAACGCTTTACATAAAAGACTATGGTTGTGGCATAGATGAAGTAGAGCTTTTAAAAATTTTTGATAGATATTATCAAAGCAATGAAAATATGCGTGGTTTTGGGATTGGGCTTAGCATGGTAAAGCGTTTTTGCGATGCTAATCATATCGCCTTAAATTTTAAATCTAAGCTAAATATGGGTACAACAGTTATATTAAAATTCAAGGAAAATTAGTGGAAAAAAACATCTTAGCATACGCAGAGGCAGCGTTGGATTATGGAGTTATTGGACTTCTTATACTTATGAGCGTTATTACTCTTTGGTTATTTATTGAGAGAATGATGTTTTATAGCTCTTTGCGTCTAAGTGATTATGAGAATCGGGATGAGCTTGAGATTGATTTAACAGACAACTTAAGCATCATCAGTGTTATAGGTTCAAACGCTCCTTATGTTGGGCTTTTAGGAACAGTTATAGGGATAATGCTTACATTTTACACAATGGGTGAAGTTGGAACTATTGATGCAAAAAAAATCATGGTTGGCTTAGCTCTTGCACTAAAAGCAACTGCAATGGGACTTATCGTTGCAATGCCTGCTATTGTGTTTTACACCTTGCTTTTGCGCAAAGTAGAAAAGATATTGACACTCTTTGATATTGCACAAGACAAAAAGAACAAGTAACTAAATATGGCAAAATTAAAAAAAGTAAGAAAGCGTTTTGATGAGATAAATGTTATACCTTTTATCGACATTATGCTTGTTCTTTTGGTTATGGTTTTAACAACTGCTACATTTGTAAATCAAGGGATTATCCCAATCGAGCTTCCAGAGGCAAAAGCAGCTAAAAAAGAGGATAATAAAAAAGAGGTTACTATCTATATAGATGCAAAAGGTGACATCTTTTTTGAAAAAGAGAGAGTTGATTTAAAAACACTCGAAGCCAAACTCTCATCTGTAGAAAAAGAGCAAGCAGTCCTTCTAAGAAGTGACAAAGAGTCTAAATTTCAAGATTTTGTTAGCGTTATGGATATCTTAAAACGCCTAAACCATGAGCAGCTCTTTATAATCACAAAAGAGTAGTTAGTAACTTCTCTCCAAGAGCCTAAATCTTTTCTCTGAAGAGTTTTGCTCAATATTTGTTTCTCTCTTATCTACATGTAGAGTGTTTTTATCTTCACTAAATATTTTTTTATCAACATTTGAAATATCATGAAAAAGCGTAGTTGCTATAAAAAAAAGTATCATAATTACGACAACACTAGCATAGAGTAAAATATAATTTTTTATATGACCATCTTCAAAGGGATTTTGGATTTTCATTTAACTCACTTATAGATATATTTTCTGAGATTATAGTTAAAAAGTAGGTAATAAAAGATTAATTACAATTTCTTTATGATAATATAATTAAAAAAAAATTAAGGGGATTTTATGCAATCAACAAAATTTCGCGGAACAAAAGTCACACTTGTTGGCGATCAGATAGGAGTGGGTGATAGTGCTCCAATAGCTACTGCAATCGGCACAGATTTAAACAGTGTAACAATAGGCGGTGCTAGAGACAAGATACAGTTAATCGTTACAGTTCCCTCACTAGACACTGATACATGTGCTGCTGAAACAAGAAGATTTAACGAAGATGTCAATAATCTTGATATTTGTGAGACAACAGTTGTATCTATGGATTTACCATTTGCATCTGAGCGTTTTTGCACAACTTCTGGAATTGAGAATCTAACTGTTGTAAGTGACTATTTAGATAAAAGCGTAAGTCTAGCTTATGGAGTTTTGATGGATGACAACAAACTTCAAGGACTAAGTGCCAGAGCCGTTTTTGTAGTTGATAGAAGCGGAATAATAGTCTATAAAGAGATTGTTGAAGAGGTAACTTCTGAGCCAAACTATGAAGCAGCTCTAGAAGCTATAAAACTCGCTAGATAAAATTTAAACCACCAAAAAAGTGGTGGTTTAAATATCTACATGTGGAATGATTACATCATCCCTGGCATTCCACCCATACCGCTCATATCTGGCATTGAAGATTTCTCTTCAGGAAGCTCATAAATCGCAGCTTCTGTTGTAAGAAGCAGGCTAGCAATTGAAGTAGCATTTGTAAGTGCCACACGACCAACTTTAAATGGATCTATAATTCCAGCTTCAAACATATCTACATATTCACCTGTTGCCGCATTAAAGCCTATGTTTTCATTGGTTGCACCTTCAACTGCGTTTACAACTACACCAGCGTCATATCCAGCGTTTGTTGCTATTTGTTTAAGTGGTGCTTTTATAGCTCTAAGGATTATTTCACAACCAATTTTTTGGTCTCCGCTAAGATCAAGTTTTACTTTTGCACCAGCACGAACAAGAGCAGCTCCTCCACCTATAACGATTCCCTCTTCAACAGCAGCTTTTGTAGCAGAGAGTGCGTCATCCACACGATCTTTTTTCTCTTTCATCTCAGTCTCACTAGCAGCTCCAACTTTTATAACAGCAACGCCACCGCTTAGTTTTGCTAAACGCTCTTGAAGCTTCTCTTTGTCATATTCGCTAGTTGTAGTATTCATTTGAACTTTGATAGCATCTACCCTTGCTTGTACAGCTTCAGACGTTCCTGCACCATTTACAATTACAGTATTGTCTTTATCTATAACTATACGAGAAGCTTGTCCTAGATGTTGGATTGTAGCTCCGCTTAGTGTATGTCCCGTCTCCTCAGAGATAACAGTTCCAGCGGTAAGCACCGCAATATCTTGCAACATCGCTTTTCTTCTATCACCAAATCCTGGAGCCTTAACTGCAGAGATATTTAAAACACCACGAAGTTTGTTTACAACTAAAGTTGAAAGTGCCTCGCCCTCTACATCTTCAGCTATTATAAGAAGTGGACGAGAAGTTTTTTGAACCTGCTCTAAAACTGGAAGCAAATCTTTAAGTGATGCAATTTTGCTATCGGCTAGTAAAATCCAAGGATTTTCAATCTCAGCAGTCATCTTCTCTGTATTTGTAATAAAGTACGGGCTTAAGTAGCCACGATCAAACTGCATACCCTCAACAACATCGAGTTCATCAACAATTCCCTTAGCTTCTTCAACAGTTATAACACCATCTTGGCCAACTTTTTCCATAGCTTCAGCAATCATATCGCCAATAGCAGTATCAGAGTTTGCAGAGATAGTTGCAACTTGTGCTATATCTTTTTTACCGTTAATTACTTTGCTTGATGCTTTTAAATGTTTTAAAATCTCTTCACAAGCCTTATCCATCCCTCTTTTTACTTCGATAGGGTTAGCTCCAGCTGTGATATTTCTTAAACCTTCAGAAAAAATTGCATTTGCTAAAACTGTAGCTGTCGTTGTACCATCACCTGCTTCATCAGCTGTTCTTGAAGCAACATCTTTTACAAGAGTAGCACCCATATTTTCCAGTTTGTCTTGTAGTTCTATCTCTCTAGCAACAGATACACCATCTTTTGTGATTATAGGATTACCATAACTTTTTTGAATCAAAACATTGCGACCACGAGGCCCCATTGTAACCTTTACTGCGTCTGTAAGTTTTGCAACACCACGAGCCAGTGCATTTCTTGCGTTATCTGAAAAAATTATCTCTTTTGCCATTTCATACTCCTTTAATTTTGCTTATTTTATTTATTATTTGATGATTCCAAAAATATCTTCACTATCTATGATAAGAAATTTCTCTCCATCTAGCGTAACTTCACTACCTGAAAACTTTCCAAAAAGAACTTTGTCCCCACATAACATCTCTTTAACTTCCGAACTAACTGCTACAACCTCACCACGCGAAGGCTTCTCTTGCGCATTATCAGGAATAATAATACCACTTGCTGTAGTATTTGCCTCTTCTACTCTTTTTACTAGGACTCTTTTGCCTAATGGTTGAAAATTCATATAAAACTCCTTAAATAATATTGTTTATGAGCGCAATTTTACAGAAAAAAGGTAACAAAGTCAATACATATTTAGTCACATAGACTAAAGTTTTTTTATTAAATTAACTAAAGATACTTGACATTAATTGTATTTATCTATATATTTTCAATTTTATTTTATTTAACACTCTATATTTCGTAATCTTAGGTTATTTAAAGTTTCAAGTAAGTATAATTCTGCCTCTTAAAAGATGTCAGGGTAGCTCAGCTGGTTAGAGCACTGGTCTCATAAGCCGGGGGTCGGGGGTTCGAGTCCCCCCTCTGACACCATATTTTTTTAAGATTCCGAATTAGCTCAGCGGTAGAGTAGGTGACTGTTAATCACTTGGCCACTGGTTCGAATCCAGTATTCGGAGCCACAACAACATAGAACCCCTTAATATAGGGACTTCTTACTCCTCATAAATCATTCGATGACAATTTAAGTGCCATTGGATTTCAAATAAATCCCTATCTAAACCACCGTTTTATAAGCTAATAAATAACATTTCAGAGGTGTTTGTACAATAACAATTAAGTATTTTGTTAAGGGTAATTATTTGAAATAAAATAGCACTGAATTTTTAAAAATTGATTAAGATGCCCAAGATAAGGCTTAAATGAAGATATGGCTCCGAATACTGGATTCGAACCAGTGGCCAAGTGATTAACAGTCACCTACTCTACCGCTGAGCTAATTCGGAACATTTGATAGGGCGGAATTATACTTTAAGAGCCATAAAAAGTCAAGGTTTTGGCATTATTTTATTCGTTTTCTTTTTTCATTTTCATGAAGAATAAAAAACTCTAAATTACCTATTTTTTTAATGACTACTATTTTTTTGGACATTAGATTTTTAAGGCGAATTTTACTCTCTTCATCAAAGAGTAAATCTATATCTTCCATGGTTAGTGGTCTTTTGTCAAGCGTGTTTAAAATCTCTTCATCATCGTAAGTAGCGTTGTTTGGTTCTGCATGGATTCTTGAGGCTACATGTACAGGAAGTGAGCTATCAAAAAGAAGCGATACCTCATAGAGCTCTTTATAGCTAAGTCCTTCAACAGGATAGGCGGGTGGTCTATCTATCGTGCCTAAATCAATTCTAGTGGCATTTATTTTTAATAAAACTTCATTTAGTTTATATATTTCTTCTTTTGTATCATTTAATCCATGAACAAAGAGTATCTCTATAAATAGCTTTCCTCTATATACATGTGAAAACTCTTCTACCTTTTGAACTATTTTAGCTATATCTATATTTTTATGAGGTCTATCTATTCTTTTAAAGACATTATCACTTACAGCGTCAAGAGATAATTTTACTTGATCTAGTTTTAGGAGTAATGAGAAAATTCTATCATCAACAAGTGTTGCGCTGTTTGTTAGTATAAGTGTTTGCGTGGAGTTTTTTATCTTATCTATCTCTTCTATTAGTTTATCAAGATGCGGGTAGAGAGTTGGTTCGCCATTTGCAGTTAGTGTGATAACGTCTATTTTGTCATGTAGATGAGTTTTTAGCTCATCTATTATGGTAGATACTTCAACTACTTCTATCTGTTTATCGGTTGTAGCACTTGGAGCTAGTTCACAGTAAAGGCAGTCAAAATTACACTGTTTTAGAGCAGGGGAGAGATCTACACCCAAAGAAGAGCCAAATCTTCTTGAGTTTATCGGACCAAAGATAGTTTTCACTTATTTTTTACTAACCCTATGACACTCTTTGATGAAGTGTTTTGCATTCTCTACTGGGACGTCGGGGAGTATTCCATGTCCAAGGTTAAAGATATGTCTTTTTCCACCCATTATTTTTTGAATAGACTCTACAGACTCAGTAGTTTCCTCTTTTGAGTAGAGTCTGCATGGCTCCATATTTCCTTGAAGAACATAGCGCTCTCCAAGCTTCTCTTTTGCTAAATCCATAGGTGTTGACCAATCAACTCCAAAGACTTCAAAATTTCCATACACTTTATCTAAAAATGCAGGTATTCCTTTTGGGAACATGATAATTGGAATATGCGGATATTTTGCTTTTAGATAATCTGCAATCTCTACCATATATTTCCATGAAAACTCATCATATTTTGAAGGTTCAATTGCTGCCGCCCATGAGTCAAAAATCTGAACAACATCAATACCAGCCTCTATTTGCTTCTCCATGTAAAACTTTACAACCTCAGTTACTTTAGAGAGAATTTTATGAAGAAGTTTTGGGTTTGAGTACATCATTTTTTTGCAAATATTGTAAGTTTTTGTTCCCTCGCCCTCTATCATATATGTAGCAAGCGTCCATGGAGCTCCTGTAAAGCCTATTAAAGCCTTATCTTCTGCTAATTGCTCTTTAATAAGTTTGATAGTATCATAGACATAAGTTAATTTAGAAGCTGCCTCATCTCCACCAAAGAGTCTATCTAAGTCTGCTTCATTCTTTATAGGATCATCAAACTTTGGACCTTCTCCTGTTACAAACTTTAAATCCATTCCCATCTCAAGAGGGACTACTAAAATATCACTAAAGAGTATTGCTGCATCAACTCCTACAATATCAACTGGCTGAAGAGTTACTTCACAAGCTTTTTTAGGGTCATGACAGAGGTTTAGAAAATTTCCAGCCTCAGCTCTAACCCTCATGTACTCTGGGAGGTAGCGACCAGCTTGGCGCATCATCCAAACAGGCGTATATGGTGTCTCTTTGCCAAAGCATGCATCTACAAATATTTTACTCATTTTAATCCTTAATATTATGTTTAGTGACTTTTTCCGACTTTACTTAAAAAATAGAGCCCAACTGCAACAGCAGTGATAGAGAGTGCCAAATATAGTAAATCTAATGCGCCGTTATAAGTTGTATGTCCAACTTTTTGGAAAAAACCAACAACTAAAACCATAACGATAACTTTAGATATTTTATCTTTTAACTGATCTAGTGAATGGACTGCTAATAGTTGATTTTCACACCCATCTTTATCTTTTGCTGGATCTATATCTGAGATAAAAAGTTCGTAAAGACCAAAAGAGAAGATAATCATTACAACACCAATAAGATATAAATCAACCGCACCGATGATTCCACCAACAACTTCTTCGTGAAAGTGTTCTGGATGTGAATGTGTTATGTAGGTGCTTATGACATATTTTGCTGTTTCATAAATATCAAAACTCGCAACTACAAAAAGTAAAATAGCCCCAATAAGTCCAAAAAAAACGGCAAGCAAGATTATAAATCTTGAATGCCACAACCCGTTTTCAAAAACTTTCTCTAGCATTAGTTATTTTCCCTCTTCTATTTCTATCCATTTTTGAGCTATACGAACAGCATTGGTTGCAGCACCAACTCTCAAGTTGTCAGCTACTATAAAGAGGTGAAGAACTGTTTTGTCAAAATTATCTACTCTTATACGACCAACAAAAGTCTCATTTTTTTCTAGAGCGATTGAAGGCATCGGATAGATTGACTTTTCTGGATTATCAAGAACAATAATATTTGGCGCTTTTTCTAAAAGTTCTCTTACTTTATCTGCATTAACTTCACAAGCAAATTTTATACTCACTGCTTCTGCATGTCCACGAAGAGTTGGAACTCTAACGCATGTAGCACTCAGTGGAATCTCTCTGTGCATAATTTTGGTTGTTTCATTTACCATTTTCATCTCTTCTTTTGTGTAGCCGTTATCTAAAAATTTATCTATTTGAGGGATAACATTTAGGGCAATCCTATGAGCAAAAGCTTTTACTTCTGCCTCATCAAGCTTAAATGCAAAGAACGATTGCATCTGCGTTACAAGCTCTTCCATAGCGCTTTTTCCAGCACCTGAAGTTGCTTGGTAAGTGCTTACATCTACTCTTTGAATATTGTATGCTTCATCAAGAGGTTTTAGCGCTTGAACCATTTGAATTGTTGAGCAGTTTGGATTGGCAATAATTCCAGTTTTTTTCCACTTTGCAATATCTTGCGGGTTTACTTCAGGTACAACAAGAGGAACGTTTTCATCCATTCTAAAGTGAGATGTGTTGTCAATTACAACAGCTCCCGCTCTAACTGCAGACGCAGCAAACTGTGCACTAACACTTCCACCAGCAGAAAATAGTGCTATCTCAATATCTTCTTCTTCAAAAACAGTGTCTGTTAACTCTTTGATAGCAACTTCTCTGCCAGCATACATGACTGTTTTTCCAATACTTCTTGAACTTGCAAGTGGAATGAGCTTATTTATTGGAAATTTAACCTCTTGTAAAATTGTTAATATCTCTTCTCCAACTGCTCCATTTGCACCTACTACTGCTACATTATACTTTTTTAACATGTTTCGTTCCTTATAAATTTATACATTTTATTTTGTAAACCTTCTTGAGCTTAAAAAAAGTCCCTCAGGAGCAATTTCATTCGCATCACTAAGTATAACAGCTCTCTCAACAACAGAGATTAACTCTCTTATGTTTCCTGGCCAATTATAAGCAAGGAGCTGTTTCTTTGACTCATCTGAAAAGCTTTTTAATTCAAAACCATATTTTACACAATTTTGCTCTAAAATCTTTTGAGCTATCGCTAAAATCTCCTCTTTTCTCTCTGCAAGAGGTGCGATTATTATTGGAATTGTATTTAAGCGATAATATAAATCCTCTCTAAAAGTGCCATTATGAATTTTTTGCTCTAAATCTGCATTCGTTGCTGCAATAACTCTTATATCTATTTTTATACTTTTAGAAGACCCAAGACGCCTCACCTCTTTTTCTTGCAGGGCGCGAAGAAGTTTTGCTTGAACGCCATAAGGCATCTCTGCTATCTCATCTAAAAAAAGAGTTCCGCCATTTGCTAGTTCAAACTGCCCAGCTTTTGCTTCACTTGCATCGGTAAATGCACCTTTTTCAAAACCAAATAGCTCGCTCTCTATTAAATTATCTGGAATTGCTGCCATATTTATGGCTATAAAAGGTTTTTTAGATCTAGGGGAGTGTTCATGAATGAAAGAGGCAAACACCTCTTTGCCAACACCGCTTTGACCTAAAAGTAAAATAGTTGCATCAGTTTTAGCAGCTTTTGAGGCAATATGTAGAGCTGATTCAAGTGCTTTTGAAGTTCCATAAAAACCACTGTTGTTAACATTTTTTTGCTCTGCATGTACTATTTTTTTAACTTTTTGTATTTTATCTTCTCTTTTTATAGCAGCTATTAAAGTATCTACATCAAAAGGTTTTAATAAAAAATCCTTAACTCCAAGATGAATTGATTCTATAGCTCTTTGAAGAGTCGCATTTCCAGTCATGATTATGACTTCAAACTTTCCATCAAGTTCCTTTACAAACTCTATGCCATCCATTCCCGGCATATTTATATCTGTAATTACAAGATGAAAACTCTCATTAATGCCCTTTAGTGCATCCTT
Proteins encoded:
- a CDS encoding sigma-54-dependent transcriptional regulator — translated: MKIAIVEDDINMRKSLEIAMSDYKEFEIITFKNAKDALKGINESFHLVITDINMPGMDGIEFVKELDGKFEVIIMTGNATLQRAIESIHLGVKDFLLKPFDVDTLIAAIKREDKIQKVKKIVHAEQKNVNNSGFYGTSKALESALHIASKAAKTDATILLLGQSGVGKEVFASFIHEHSPRSKKPFIAINMAAIPDNLIESELFGFEKGAFTDASEAKAGQFELANGGTLFLDEIAEMPYGVQAKLLRALQEKEVRRLGSSKSIKIDIRVIAATNADLEQKIHNGTFREDLYYRLNTIPIIIAPLAERKEEILAIAQKILEQNCVKYGFELKSFSDESKKQLLAYNWPGNIRELISVVERAVILSDANEIAPEGLFLSSRRFTK